In Quercus robur chromosome 10, dhQueRobu3.1, whole genome shotgun sequence, a genomic segment contains:
- the LOC126702397 gene encoding glycerophosphodiester phosphodiesterase GDPD6-like isoform X1, giving the protein MALSPCFSPLVFLFLIVGCVARPFYPLPSKVAEGTRKPLQTSRPYNIAHRGSNGEIPEETAPAYQRAIEEGADFIETDILSSKDGVLISFHDVTLDVTTDILQHKEFANRKRTYEVQGNYTTGFFTVDFTIKELKSLRVKQRYPFRDQQYNGKFTIITFEEYILIALDAPRVVGIYPEIKNPVFINEHVKWPGGKRFEDKFVETLKKYGYKGSYLSKEWLAQPAFIQSFAPTSLIYVSNQTDLPKIFLIDEVTMATQDTNQSYWEITSDSYFQYIKQYVEGIGPWKDTVVPVKDNYVLTPTDLVARAHAHNLQVHPYTFRNENKFLYFNFHQDPYQEYAYWIHEIGVDGIFTDFTGSLNNYQEWTSQSSNDSDSSASKLLHKIALLVNSYERV; this is encoded by the exons ATGGCTCTCTCACCCT GCTTTTCCCCTTTGgtatttctctttctcattgttgGGTGTGTTGCACGGCCTTTCTATCCACTCCCTAGTAAAGTAGCTGAGGGCACTAGAAAGCCCCTACAAACTTCTCGTCCATATAACATAGCACATCGAGGTTCAAATGGAGAGATTCCTGAAGAAACTGCTCCTGCATACCAG AGAGCTATTGAAGAGGGTGCAGACTTCATTGAAACCGATATCCTTTCTTCCAAAGATGGCGTTCTTATATCCTTCCATGATGTAACACTTGATGTTACCACTGATATTCTTCAACACAAGGAGTTTGCCAATCGTAAAAGGACCTATGAAGTCCAAGGAAACTATACCACTGGATTTTTTACTG TTGATTTCACCATAAAAGAACTAAAGTCATTGCGGGTGAAGCAGAGGTACCCATTTCGAGATCAACAATATAATG GAAAGTTTACTATTATTACCTTTGAGGAGTACATTTTAATTGCATTGGATGCACCCAGAGTTGTTGGAATATACCCAGAGATTAAAAATCCAGTCTTTATCAATGAGCAT GTGAAGTGGCCGGGTGGTAAGAGATTTGAGGATAAGTTTGTGGAGACACTTAAGAAGTATGGATACAAGGGTTCATATTTGTCAAAAGAGTGGTTGGCACAACCTGCCTTTATCCAGTCGTTTGCTCCGACCTCACTAATATATGTTTCAAATCAGACAGACTTGCCCAAGATCTTCTTAATTGATGAGGTTACCATGGCAACTCAAGACACTAATCAG TCGTATTGGGAAATTACTTCGGATAGTTACTTTCAGTACATTAAGCAATATGTGGAGGGCATTGGACCTTGGAAGGATACAGTGGTTCCTGTAAAAGATAATTATGTGCTAACACCTACTGATCTTGTTGCCAGAGCACACGCCCATAACCTACAG GTTCACCCATACACTTTCCGTAATGAGAATAAGTTCTTATACTTCAACTTTCATCAAGATCCATATCAGGAATATGCTTACTGGATTCACGAGATAGGAGTTGATGGAATCTTTACAGACTTCACAGGAAGCCTCAATAATTATCAGGAATGGACTTCTCAATCTTCAAATGATAGTGATAGCAGTGCATCTAAACTTTTGCATAAAATTGCATTGTTGGTCAATTCCTATGAAAGGGTATGA
- the LOC126702398 gene encoding uncharacterized protein LOC126702398: protein MKSSPPKPNHGASKSLMTMTSPVTQGTIRRLLTHKEHAVEMVKSIIKDTNLDPCAEQTTEELGASDLFDLSRALVRVKALQDRSVAQERVISLLPKRNKNLTNE, encoded by the exons ATGAAGTCGTCGCCTCCCAAGCCTAACCACGGAGCAAGCAAGAGTTTAATGACGATGACTAGTCCCGTCACTCAGGGAACCATCCGTCGACTTCTCACGCATAAGGAACACGCTGTTGAGATGGTTAAGTCAATCATCAAGGACACAAACTTGGATCCTTGTGCCGAGCAGACAACAGAAGAGTTGGGAGCATCGGATCTTTTTGACCTTTCTAGg GCGTTGGTGCGTGTGAAGGCGCTTCAAGATAGGAGCGTCGCTCAGGAAAGGGTGATCAGCCTTTTACCCAAGCGTAATAAGAACCTGACCAATGAGTAA